In Luteolibacter yonseiensis, a single window of DNA contains:
- a CDS encoding DUF72 domain-containing protein has translation MKPYIATSGFQYPEWKGKFYPEKMAPAKMLAFYAAEFRSTEVNYTFRSMPSAKTIGRWRDETPEDFRFSLKAPQRVTHFAKLRGCGDTVNEFHDAVKGLGGKLGPVLFQLPETFKADAVLLGEFVRALPKGLRAAFEFRHESWFTDGVFDTLAEANAALCIAESEDLATPRIATADFGYLRPRRLDYREGDIRDQARFIREQDGKWSDAFVYYKHEETAAGPGFAKALKQSLE, from the coding sequence ATGAAACCATACATCGCCACCTCGGGATTTCAGTATCCGGAATGGAAGGGCAAATTCTATCCGGAGAAGATGGCTCCGGCGAAGATGCTGGCTTTCTACGCGGCGGAGTTCCGCAGCACGGAGGTGAACTACACGTTCCGCAGCATGCCGAGCGCGAAGACCATTGGCCGTTGGCGGGACGAGACGCCGGAGGATTTCCGGTTCAGCCTCAAGGCTCCGCAGCGGGTCACCCATTTCGCCAAGCTGCGTGGCTGTGGCGACACGGTGAACGAATTCCACGACGCGGTGAAGGGATTGGGCGGGAAGCTCGGGCCGGTGTTGTTCCAGCTTCCGGAGACGTTCAAGGCGGATGCGGTTTTACTGGGGGAGTTCGTGCGGGCGCTGCCGAAGGGCCTGCGGGCGGCGTTCGAATTCCGGCATGAATCGTGGTTCACCGACGGGGTGTTCGACACGCTGGCGGAGGCCAATGCCGCGCTTTGCATCGCGGAATCGGAAGACCTCGCCACCCCGCGGATCGCCACGGCGGATTTCGGCTACCTCCGGCCGCGCCGCCTCGACTACCGGGAGGGCGACATCCGCGATCAGGCGCGGTTCATCCGGGAGCAGGATGGGAAATGGTCGGATGCCTTCGTTTATTACAAGCACGAGGAAACCGCCGCCGGTCCCGGGTTTGCGAAGGCGCTGAAGCAGTCGCTGGAGTGA
- a CDS encoding four helix bundle suffix domain-containing protein encodes MPSPEDPPGFLPPGGNYKELLSYRKSEVIYDFTFRFCERFLNRGDRTIDQMVQSARSGKQNIAEGSKASTTSTEMELKLTNVARASLEELLLDYQDYLRVRDHPLWDKNSREALYVRKLGKTKDESYETYRTYMDTRPPEVLANIAICLIHQAGYLLDQQIKRLEKDFLKKGGLRENMTKARLEYRRKD; translated from the coding sequence ATGCCCTCCCCCGAAGATCCCCCCGGCTTCCTCCCCCCTGGCGGCAACTACAAGGAGCTCCTCTCCTACCGGAAATCCGAAGTCATCTACGACTTCACCTTCCGCTTCTGTGAAAGATTCCTCAACCGCGGAGACCGCACCATCGACCAGATGGTCCAGTCCGCCCGCTCCGGCAAACAGAACATCGCCGAAGGCAGCAAGGCCTCCACCACCTCCACCGAGATGGAGCTGAAGCTCACCAACGTTGCTCGGGCGAGTCTTGAGGAACTGCTCCTCGACTACCAGGATTACCTCCGTGTCCGCGACCACCCCCTCTGGGATAAAAACTCCAGAGAAGCCCTTTACGTCCGCAAGCTGGGCAAAACCAAAGATGAGTCCTATGAGACCTATAGGACCTACATGGACACCCGCCCGCCGGAAGTTCTGGCAAACATCGCCATCTGCCTCATCCACCAAGCCGGCTACCTCCTCGACCAGCAGATCAAACGTCTGGAAAAAGACTTCCTCAAAAAAGGCGGCCTCCGCGAAAACATGACCAAGGCCAGGCTGGAGTATCGGAGAAAAGATTAG